The genomic stretch AACccgaacataattaaaaaaattaccaaggcccaatttgtaaaaaatcaacattaccaaactaacaacaaagttaaaaaaaatatgagaaaagtAAAAAGCAtctaaaaaatagtatttttaatttttttttaccgaAGTATATTTTCGGCCCAAAGCCCATTTTTGGACCAATCCCACCCGAAACCCGACCAAACCTAATCCGACCAAACCCAAAACCCGAACTCACTCCAAAACTCGAAAATTTCGATTCGAATTCGATACCACTTTCCTCCACCCGAAACCCATAAAACTCAAACCTAATACACCTGAAACTCGACCCGTGTGTGCCCCATGGGTTTAAATTTCCTTCCCTTTCCCTTGCACCCCCGAAATGGATCTCTTTGGCCCTTGTGTGTGACAAAACATATAATGTTTATCCTATCAAATTATAACAACTAAAcacaattaatattattttttaagtaAAATAGTTTAGTCTAATAAAAATGACTTTGCACTGGACCAAGTCAAGTCAACCATGTACataaaattccaaaaaaattaacttttttgAATGACCCAACTGAATTATGACTAGATTTTATGGTGAGTATAAAAAGTATATTCTTGTTGGGCTCTTTATGCATGCGATATCCATTTGTTGACCGATGGAGTTGGTTAGTAAATATAATAGAGCAAGTGAAAATGGACTTCTGTCAAATATTTCTACCAATTAGGTTTCGAAAATGATCAAAACTAGGCAAAATGACctaaaaaaaatgtcattttaaatataatataataacaaaTCAGGACAAATGCTCTAATCTTGTTGCCTTCATTTTAGCTCCTCCTCAAGCTAttatcaaatgcttgaagaactCCATGGCAATCGAACCCCTTGAGAAGAAACAATCTATTTCCCCAGCAAGATATCTAAGCTCAGTTTAGTTTTGAGAAACAGATAATTTTGTTTAGTTCCCAATATCCCACCTTAAAAAAAACATCAAAACTCAAATTTCTTAATAAGAGTCACCAAAATCATTCATAACTTGTTGGAGGCTTCGTGTTTGCTTCTTCTATAATATACAAAGTTTTAGTCTTTCTTGATTACTAGATGTCTCTTAACATCACACCATTTTACTCACTTTATGAATTTCAAATCATGAAAGGACTCCAGTCTGATCTCCACCACAACTGAACACAACACAACAGAAATATAATGTGATTATTCAACTTAACTTGAGACAAAATTGAACCAAGGTCTGGTCTAGTGCCTCGGAGTCAAGCGAGCATGCAAAGGATGTTTCATGACGATGGTGAACTCCAGTACCTCAGACAAATCAACTTCATCAACCTTATTCCACTCAAACTTCCACACCAAATTGGCCACAAAATACTCCAAATGAAGCATGGCCAGACCATAGGCAGGGCATATCCTCCTCCCTGCTCCAAAAGGCATCATCTTTATCTCCCTATTCCCAGTTATATCAAACTCCACCTTACTATCATCACCAACCAGAAACCTCTCCGGCTTGAACGCCATGGGATCCTCCCACACCTTGGGGTCCCATCCCATCTCCGCCACCATGAAGTTAACGCTTCCCTTCTTCGGCACCACGTGTCCACCCACCACAACATCCTCACTCACTGCGTGCGGCAACACAAAGTGCCCCGGCGGGTGGCGCCTCAGCCCTTCCAATATCACAGCTTTCAAATACGGCATTCTCTGCAAATCTTCCTCTTCAATCTCCTTCCCTCTTCTTCTATCATCATCCCCCATCACCCCTTTTATCTCCTCGTACAGCTTCTCTTGAATCTGGGGATGTTTCACTAAATTGGCCATGATCCACTGCAGCGCCGTGGAGGTGGTGTCAGTGCCAGCGTTCAGAAACTCGGAGCACAAGGTAACCATTTCCCCTGTATCAAGCTTCCTCTTCTCCTCTGGCAGCTCCAGACCCAGTAAAGTATCCACATAGCAAAGCAcgaaatcatcatcatcattggtAGCAATCTTGGTTTCCTCGACCTTCTCCCGGGCATTGATGAGGGGGACCAGAGCCTCGAGTTGGTCATGGCGGAGCTGAAACAACTCCCGCCACCGCTTTCTGAAAACAATTTTGGTCAAACTGGGTAAGAAATTGAGTACGTTAAATCGTGTGAAACCCAGCAAAATGCGATGTTGGATGGTCTCGATTTCTTTGATCTTCGACTCGTCAAGCTTGTCACCGAAGCACATCAAGGCCAAGAGGCAAAACATGGCGTACTTGAAGTGATCCATTATGCGGACACCATCGGCGGCGCTTTGAGCATCGGATTCGAGGCGTTTGAGGAGACTATCGAGAACCCATCTGCGAGCGCGGGAATAGGACTTGACCCGCGAAGGGTGGAGGATCTCGGAAGTGATGTTGCGGCGGAGGAGGCGCCAGGTTGGGCCGTACCTGCCGGAGCTGATGCTAATCTGGTTGGTGTTGAAAATTTTAATGGTGGGGAGATTGGGAGGGCGGTCGGCGAATACGGCACCGTTGTGGATGAGGGCTTGGTGGGCGAGGTGACGGTCGGCGATGAAGACGGAAGGGAGGGAGCCGATGTGGAGAGAGACGACGGGGCCGTATTTGGCGTGGAGGTTGCGGAGGATGGGCTCGAGGTCGGAGAATGATTTGGGGAGGGAAAAGATGCTGCCGATGATGGGAAGGGTGAAGGGTCCCGGAGGGAGTGTTGGGCTTCTTCTGGAAATGAATTTAAGGAGGAAGAAAGGGATGAGGATAAGGCTGAGCCACCACCAACCGCCGCCACTGACTTCCATTGATTTATTCTTCTCTTTGGTGTGCAGTGCAGTGCAGTGTTACTTTCAGTCTCTCAAGTAAGCTAGCCAAACAGCATCTTAGCTATGATAGGAGAATAAATACGGTGTTTGGACGAGATTTATGGGCgcactctataaatataaatatatatatatatatatatatatatagggagctgCTCAAGTGGAGATGTGGAGTTGTTAAAACGTCTACACCGGTggagacttttttttttacattattagATGAAATGAAGGGTTGTGATTTCTTTAGACTTTTTATTTTCTCACATAACCAAAAGCATCTCTCAgaacttcttcttctttgtttttctCAGAATGATGCAGGGACcatatgtatatttttatttatattatatagatTTAATgtagaaaaataatacaaattgcAGAGTAGAGAGAAACGAACTGAGgacgagaagaagaagaagaagaatctgGGTTACGTTCTGAGAGTACGAACTGCATCATTTTTCGAAGGGACAACGACGGCGACGAGAAACACTGGAAAGACAAAACTCACCAAAAATTTAGTCCCTGCATTTCAAAGAGAGCTAACAATAATCTATCAAAGTTCTTAAGCCAAAGTCTTCATAACCCACCTCCCAAAATCACCAAAAATGGATGAAATGAATGACCCAGATACAAAAAAGTTTGTCTTTCCCTCTGACTCTCTGTTAGCTTCGTCTTCTAAAAACTGAAACTTTTTTGGTTCACTTCCAAAACAAAGTATCTTACTTTTGAAAGCTGAGAAGAGAGGGAAGTAATGGTTCACTTCCAAAAGTTTTGGTTCACTTCCAAAAGCTGAGAAGAGAGGGTAGCAATGGATGAAACGAATGACCCATGTACTTTTGGTTACTTTTGGTTCTGTGACAAAGCTTTTGACAAAATAAAAAGTCTAAAGAAATCACAGCCCTTCATTTCATCTAATGGTGTCAAAAAAAAGTCAAACGAATGATCCAGATACTTTTAGTTATGCGACAAAGTTTTTGATAAAATAAAAAGTCTAAAGAAATCACAGCCCTTGGTGTTAAAAAAAAGTCTCCACCGGTGGAGACATTTTATCAGCTCCACGAAAGAAAttgccaatatatatatatatatatatatatatttgacatTTGTTTATAATAATTCTTTGTTGTGGGACCATAGACTTGCTTGACACGTTCCATTCATATGactttaatataattatttagtaAACTAATCCACACAATAAACTAATCGCAATCAGTCCACCTTGGTTCAAGTACAAGTTAGCCACTGTATTGGAAGGAGATCGCTAGTTAGAGCATCTCCCGTGCAAACTACCCCAATATTGCCTAAAATGTCTAaatcaactaaaaaatataattttttattttctctttcatcCACATTATTTTTGGCAACATATTTCTTAAAAATACTCAAATGCAAGCTACCCTAAAAATTGCCAACCATAGTCCccacatattattatttaatatatcatATTATAATTAGAAATATTATCatactaaattttttaaattaatatattaatataaataaatagtacATGATATTTAAATTAgactaaatttaaaaaaaacttataaaatgacataatcgtaattaatcaatctaacataattaaaaaaaaactaattaaaatgatTTCCAAATTTTGACCATATGTGTTCCACCAAGTCTGCTTGAAGATTGCGATGAATATTTCTATCACGAATTTCAGCATTTCTTTGCAGCATTGTCGGGAAGTCGGAAATAGGTCCATGCAATACTTCAATTGTTGGGGTGTTTGTAGGGTCGTCATCATAATTAAAATTAACCAAACTCTCATATGTTTCTCTTTCATCCTCGACAATAATATTGTGCAATATGATACATGCATGCATAATATCTTTGAGAACATCTCTTTGCCAAAAACGTGCTGGTCCTCGTACAATAGCAAAACGAGATTGAAGTACTCCAAATGCTCGCTCAACATCTTTACGTGCCGCTTCTTGGCATTGagcaaataattttcttttctctctatGAGGTAGTGGGATAGTTTTAACAAATGTACCCCACTCTGGATAGATACCATCTGCTAGATAGTACCCCTGTTGTATTGTGTGCCATTTATTGTAAACTCAACTCTTGGAGCTTGCCCTTGTAAGATTTCAGTGAATAATGGGGATTGATTTAACACGTTCAGATCATTATTGGATCCCGGAACACCAAAAAATGCATGCCATATCCAGAGATCTTGTGATGCAACTGCTTCGAACATGATTGTTGGCCTACCATGATCACCTCGCGTGAATTGTCCTTTCCATGCAACTGGGCAATTTTTCCATTCCCAGTGCATACAATCAATGCTTCCCAACATGCTTGGAAAACCACGCACCTCCCCTATTTGAAGTAAGCGACAAATGTCCCCAGCATTGGGCCGACTTAAATATTCGGTCCCAAAAATATCATTCACTCCTCGAACGAAATTGACTAGACATTCAATAGCAGTAGTTTCACCAATtcgaacatactcatcaacataatCGGCAGGCGCTCCATATGCCAACATTCGCATAGCAGCGGTGCACTTTTGTAATGGCAAAAGCCCCCTTCTACCGACTGCATCAAACCTCATATGGAAATACTCTGAATGATTTTCTAGAGCTTGCACTATGCGTAGGAATACATGTCTATGTATTCTAAATCTTCTTCGAAATTGATATTCTGTATACACCGGTTCATCAGAAAAGTAGTCATCGAACAAACGTTGGTGTCCTTCTACATGACCTCTATCAATGTGGGCTCTCTTTCATCCTTGTCTTGTTGAGCTACCCCCATCCATGAGCGCTTTGAAACATTGATCATCATGATCGTCAGTACACTCTGCAATTATGGTATCCTCTAGACTCATATTGTCGTATGGATTCGGAGAATTTGGCGAATCCATTGTTGAACTTAGAGTATATGATATTTGGGAATGAAAGATGAATGAAAGAGTAAAATGAAGGATTGAATGGAGAGTTGAGTAAAATGAATATTGAAATTTGGTATTTATAGACATGGTAGCTGTTtaaatatagccgttgaaatatagccgttaaaatatagtcgttaaaatgtagc from Humulus lupulus chromosome 5, drHumLupu1.1, whole genome shotgun sequence encodes the following:
- the LOC133834183 gene encoding cytochrome P450 89A2-like produces the protein MEVSGGGWWWLSLILIPFFLLKFISRRSPTLPPGPFTLPIIGSIFSLPKSFSDLEPILRNLHAKYGPVVSLHIGSLPSVFIADRHLAHQALIHNGAVFADRPPNLPTIKIFNTNQISISSGRYGPTWRLLRRNITSEILHPSRVKSYSRARRWVLDSLLKRLESDAQSAADGVRIMDHFKYAMFCLLALMCFGDKLDESKIKEIETIQHRILLGFTRFNVLNFLPSLTKIVFRKRWRELFQLRHDQLEALVPLINAREKVEETKIATNDDDDFVLCYVDTLLGLELPEEKRKLDTGEMVTLCSEFLNAGTDTTSTALQWIMANLVKHPQIQEKLYEEIKGVMGDDDRRRGKEIEEEDLQRMPYLKAVILEGLRRHPPGHFVLPHAVSEDVVVGGHVVPKKGSVNFMVAEMGWDPKVWEDPMAFKPERFLVGDDSKVEFDITGNREIKMMPFGAGRRICPAYGLAMLHLEYFVANLVWKFEWNKVDEVDLSEVLEFTIVMKHPLHARLTPRH